In Xenorhabdus poinarii G6, the following are encoded in one genomic region:
- a CDS encoding phage repressor protein CI, with protein MKNTNIEIKMGADSGGRPAIERLVRAYGFKSRQALSDHLGVSKSTMANRYLRDSFPADWIIQCNLETGASLLWLSTGQGDMYPEGENGKKTERLEDIIAPSIPRVKLAGGKLNEASPVILDSELIPNGLQNPLIIDDHTSWYLLDTQEDSIQDGLWLVDIEGMHSIKKIAKIPISKIRVSDNDVTFDCAISDIQFIGRVVLVISRQ; from the coding sequence ATGAAAAATACCAATATTGAGATCAAAATGGGAGCCGATAGTGGGGGAAGACCTGCTATTGAACGTCTTGTCCGCGCCTATGGATTCAAATCACGTCAGGCCCTCAGTGACCATTTAGGCGTTTCCAAAAGCACGATGGCAAACCGCTACCTTCGTGATAGCTTTCCAGCGGATTGGATCATCCAGTGTAATCTCGAAACGGGCGCTTCACTCTTGTGGTTAAGCACGGGTCAGGGAGACATGTATCCAGAGGGAGAAAACGGCAAAAAAACGGAACGATTGGAAGATATTATTGCCCCATCCATCCCACGCGTAAAATTAGCCGGCGGTAAGCTCAATGAAGCCAGCCCGGTGATTTTAGACAGTGAATTGATCCCAAATGGACTCCAGAATCCACTGATTATTGATGATCATACTTCGTGGTATCTGCTGGATACGCAGGAGGATAGTATTCAAGATGGCTTATGGCTGGTGGATATTGAGGGCATGCACAGTATCAAAAAGATCGCCAAAATCCCAATCAGTAAGATTCGGGTTAGTGATAATGACGTTACTTTCGATTGTGCCATCAGTGATATCCAATTTATCGGCCGCGTCGTGCTGGTCATATCCAGACAATAG
- a CDS encoding bactofilin family protein yields the protein MFGKKTVEVPAASPVIPTIGVKPEEKKLPEAEIRPNTIVAKNSVFKGDIEMEGDIQIWGKVIGNIRVKGGAIRIMHAGKVEGELNAPEIIIDGHVEGTCCAETLDILEHGELRGISRSASMSIRRGGLFVGQSEQVENKKKSEGERIVSIRERDNQGEKSKAKNSI from the coding sequence ATGTTTGGAAAAAAAACAGTAGAAGTACCGGCTGCCAGCCCGGTGATACCCACTATCGGTGTGAAACCTGAAGAGAAAAAACTCCCTGAAGCTGAAATTCGTCCCAATACCATTGTGGCGAAAAATTCAGTCTTCAAGGGGGATATAGAAATGGAAGGGGATATTCAGATCTGGGGTAAAGTCATCGGCAATATTCGCGTCAAAGGCGGAGCTATTCGTATTATGCATGCCGGTAAAGTGGAAGGTGAACTTAATGCCCCTGAAATTATTATCGATGGTCACGTTGAAGGGACATGCTGTGCAGAAACATTAGATATTCTTGAGCATGGCGAATTACGGGGCATTAGCCGTAGCGCGAGTATGTCAATTCGACGTGGCGGGTTGTTTGTTGGCCAGTCTGAACAGGTTGAGAATAAGAAAAAATCAGAAGGCGAGCGGATTGTTTCTATCAGAGAAAGAGACAATCAGGGCGAAAAATCAAAGGCAAAAAATAGCATTTGA